CCTCGACCCGGACGCCATTCCGACTGACGTCGGTAACACAGGCGTTCTCGGAAAGCGGCTCGCCCCGGGCGTTGCTACCGTGGATCTTCACCGGCAGGACGATGCGTTCGCGTTGTTCCTGGCGTGCCATGCTCACCTCGATCCCGGACGTCGTGCTGCTACTGGGCGAGCACGTTCACTTCCACCGTCCGGTGTCCTGGTCCGCTAGGCCTAGTATGCGCTGCAGCGCCATATCCACCAGATAACCGAGGTACTCGGGGGATGGCTTTGGTAACCGATTTCCAGTTCGGGAGGGGCATTTCACTTCGGGAAACTGCCTATGGGCTAGAATCCTGTTTCTTGAGGAGCTGCATTCATGCCTTCCGAAAGCGGACGACCGGCCGCCTCTTCGTTCATCACCGCGGAGTACATCGAGCAGTTCCGCCGCGCCGCCCACCAGGCGGTGGATTGGACGGCGGAGTACCTGCGCGATCCGCGCAAGTATCCGGTGGTGTCGCAGATCAAGCCGGGGGAGCTGATCGATGCGCTGCCGGCGTCGGCACCCGAGCGGGGTGAGAGCTACGAGGCGATCCTGCAGGATTTCGAGAAACTGATCATCCCCGCGGTGACGCACTGGAACCACCCGGACTTCTTCGCCTTCTTCGCCATCAGCTCGTCGGCGCCGGCGATCATCGGGGAGCTGCTGACGGCGGCGCTCAACACCAACGGGCTGCACTGGAAGACTTCGCCGGCGCTGGCGGAGCTGGAGCAAGTGTCACTTTCCTGGCTGCGGCAGTGGATGGGGCTGCCGGGCGACTTTTTCGGGATCATCTACGACACGGCGTCGGTGGGCAGCCTGCACGCCATCGCGGCGGCGCGGGAGTTCGTGGACCCGACAGCGCATGCGCGCGGCAGCCTGGGCAACCTGGTGCTGTACACCTCCGACCAGGCGCATTCGTCGGTGGAGAAGGGGGCGATCGCGCTGGGGATCGGGCAGGACAACGTGCGCAAGATCGCCAGCGACGCGGAATTCCGCATGCGGCCGGAGGAGCTGGCGTCGGCGATCGAGCAGGACATCGGCGCCGGGCGGAAGCCGTTCTGCGTGGTGGCGACCATCGGCACGACCTCTTCGACCAGCGTGGACCCGGTGCCGGCGATCGCCGACATCTGCGAGCGGCACAGGCTGTGGCTGCATGCCGACGCGGCGTATGCCGGGATCGCGGCCATCGTCCCGGAGAGGCAGCACATCCTGAAAGGCTGCGAGCGGGCGCACTCCTTCCTGGTGAACCCGATGAAGTGGATGTTCGTCCCGGTGGACCTCAATGCGTTCTACACGCGGTATCCCGACATCCTGCGGCGTACGTTCTCGCTGACGCCGGAGTATCTGCGCACCGCGGGCGCGGAGCGTGAGATCAACCTGATGGACTACGCCATCCCGCTGGGACGGAGGTTCCGCGCCCTGAAGCTGTGGATGACCATGCGCTACTTCGGACGGGAGGGGATTGTGCGCATCCTGCGCGCCCACATGGAATGGGCGCAGCGGCTGGCGGGGCTGGTGGATGCCGAGCCGCAGTTCGAGCGGGTGGCGCCGGCGCCGTTCTCCGTGGTGTGCTTCCGCTACCAGGGCAGCGACGAGGAGAACCGGGCCATCGCGGAAAGGGTCAACGAGAGCGGGAAGGCATACATCTCACCGACGGTGTTGAATGGCCGGGTGACGCTGCGCATCGCCATCGGCAATCTCGGCACGACGTGGGAGGACGTGGAACGGTGCTGGGAGCTGGTGCGGGCGACGGCGGCTGCCCTCAGCGGCTAACGCCGCACCCCAATGAAGAACAAAAGCGGATCCCTCACGCCTGAAGGCGCTCGGGATGACACTAGTCTCGGTCGTGGCCGAGCTTTTCGCAGCCGTGTTCGGCGATGTGGTGGGCGATGCGCAGGGAGTTCTTCTGGATCTTGCGTTGCAGGAAGAGCTCGTAGTCGTTGGAGTGAGTGCTGCGGCTGCCGTCCCGACGGTCCTGCTTCTCGTGCTGCCGCGCCTGTTGCCGGCTGAGCCGGAGCTTTTCCTGCAAGTGCTTGGCTTCCTCGCGCAATCGGTCGATGTGCACGCAGCGGGCGGACGCCGCAACCGGGGTCGCCTGGGATGTCGCACAAGTCGCCATAAGAAGCTCGGGCCTGGGTCCGGGACCTGGGTACGGGGAGGACTTGTATCGTAGTACGGAGGCGGGCTGGCGGCAAGTCGGAGAAGAAGAAGCAGGTCCATCACGGAGACCTTGGGCTGAACCCAAGGCTACCAGCCGTTCGGGATGACACTAGCTGCCCAAGTCCTGGTGGAGGGCGGCTTCCAGCCGCTGCTGGTGTTCGCGGGCCAGTTTGCCCTTCTTGGCGGTCAGATAGAAGACATCGATCGCCATCTGTCCCTCGGTATCGA
This DNA window, taken from Terriglobales bacterium, encodes the following:
- a CDS encoding pyridoxal-dependent decarboxylase — its product is MPSESGRPAASSFITAEYIEQFRRAAHQAVDWTAEYLRDPRKYPVVSQIKPGELIDALPASAPERGESYEAILQDFEKLIIPAVTHWNHPDFFAFFAISSSAPAIIGELLTAALNTNGLHWKTSPALAELEQVSLSWLRQWMGLPGDFFGIIYDTASVGSLHAIAAAREFVDPTAHARGSLGNLVLYTSDQAHSSVEKGAIALGIGQDNVRKIASDAEFRMRPEELASAIEQDIGAGRKPFCVVATIGTTSSTSVDPVPAIADICERHRLWLHADAAYAGIAAIVPERQHILKGCERAHSFLVNPMKWMFVPVDLNAFYTRYPDILRRTFSLTPEYLRTAGAEREINLMDYAIPLGRRFRALKLWMTMRYFGREGIVRILRAHMEWAQRLAGLVDAEPQFERVAPAPFSVVCFRYQGSDEENRAIAERVNESGKAYISPTVLNGRVTLRIAIGNLGTTWEDVERCWELVRATAAALSG